A segment of the Methanobacterium petrolearium genome:
TTCATCTTGAAGTCCCACACGAAACAAAGCCACACCACGATTATCCCATATTTTACTATTGTGTGGGTCAAGTTCCAGAGCTTCATCAAAATACAAAACAGCAGTCTTATATTTTCCTTCCTGAATGAATTTAATCCCTGTTTTAAATGAATGAATCATTTTTTCCTTTTTTTCATCTTGTTCCTGTTCATTTCTGGAATTTTCAATATCCAACTATTTCACCTGAATAGTTTATAACAATCAATGTGATTATTAATTATTGTTAAACAATAGTCTTAAAATTATATTGAGTATTTTAATTTAATCCTAAAGTTATATTGAATAATTAATAATTGATCTTAAAGTTAGAGTAAAATTCGCATTTTTAACCACCGCCTAGTACTGTCCATACTAACCATCGGCGTGGTAACATTTGGATGATCCTTTGTCGGCGTTTACAACGGAAAGAAAATCTAGCCCCTCTTTGAAGGTAAAATAATTATTAGGTGGATTAATATTAATTATGAATTGGGTTTATTAATTATGAATTGGGTTTAAAATGTTTCTGACACATTTAATTTGATCTGGTTAAATAAATTAAATTATGATAATCCCTGGAAGATTAAAATGGAAGATAAAGAAAAACTATTTAAATCTTTAAACAGGATTAATGGACGCGGATACAAGGCTTATCTTGATTTGAAAGGTAGTTATGATTTTGGATTCTTCACACTTTTCATTGACCATGTGCAGAGGGATCCCTTTGCCAGTCCCTCACTTTTCCGTGTGGAAGTCCCTGAAATTTCATTCCCTCACCATTTATATGAGAACATTGAAAGGAAGGTCGCGCTGGAAGATTATATCTCCAGGGCATTCCAGGGTGGTATTAGAAGGCATTCTGGTTACCGGACTGGTAGTGGAAAAAGTGGGATAATTCAGATTGATAGTGGCAGTCAAGAAATTCTCCAGCGTAGCTGTGTGAACATTGATAATAATTCACTTGAAATACGCTTTCAGGTTGGGTTACCAGCAAAAGGTAGGCGAATACTGGGTAAAGAAGCCCAGAAGATTATCTTGAAAGTTATACCTGAAATAGTGTCTTCCTGTTTATATGAAAATTTGGATTATGATATGATACTTCGGCATGTTAACGGCTTTGAAGATGCAGAATATATTAGAAATCAACTTAAAGAGGAGAAACTGGTTACTTTCATTGCTGATGGTTCCATTCTCCCTAGGATAAGTGGAGTTTCCGATAAACCACTCCTCAATGCTGTTGAACTCAGATCTCCCTCATCATTACAAATATCTTTAGAAACCCTCCACCAGGATACTGTAACCGGGATGGGACTTGATGAAGGTGTTAATCTTATTGTAGGTGGTGGGTATCATGGTAAATCCACCCTGCTTAGGGCAGTTGAACTGGGTGTTTACAATCACATCTTTTGGAGATGGGCGGGAGATGGTGATTACCAGGGAAGATGCAGTTAAGATACGGGCAGAG
Coding sequences within it:
- a CDS encoding ABC-ATPase domain-containing protein; this encodes MEDKEKLFKSLNRINGRGYKAYLDLKGSYDFGFFTLFIDHVQRDPFASPSLFRVEVPEISFPHHLYENIERKVALEDYISRAFQGGIRRHSGYRTGSGKSGIIQIDSGSQEILQRSCVNIDNNSLEIRFQVGLPAKGRRILGKEAQKIILKVIPEIVSSCLYENLDYDMILRHVNGFEDAEYIRNQLKEEKLVTFIADGSILPRISGVSDKPLLNAVELRSPSSLQISLETLHQDTVTGMGLDEGVNLIVGGGYHGKSTLLRAVELGVYNHIFWRWAGDGDYQGRCS